Sequence from the Rutidosis leptorrhynchoides isolate AG116_Rl617_1_P2 chromosome 3, CSIRO_AGI_Rlap_v1, whole genome shotgun sequence genome:
ttgggtggtcaattgtctatatgaaacatatttcaattaatcaagtcttaacaagtttgattgcttaacatgttggaaacatttaatcatgtaaatatcaatctcaattaatatatataaacatggaaaagttcgggtcactacagccgcgGTCCTTACACATTTCGAATTAGTGGCCAAACATACCACAGGATTGGGTCACTTTTACCGGAGGAAGGGGGACCTCCACGGTATGCACAGCTCTACTTTTACGACACACAGAATGAAGCACGAAACCGTATGTCTGCTTTTGTGGGCACCGAATCAAGTCAGCCCTTAGATGAAAACATCACCAACAATCTGATTCTAATGTTAAATGAATTCAGCGCAGTTGCACAGGCCTTTCGCATGGCCCGAGATTGGGCTACTAACAATGCGACCGCGAACTTTGAACTCCGCTTGATTGCTAAGGCTACAAATACGCGTCAGTATAACGCCCCTAACGTGGCCGAGGTTGCAGCGTTGATAACAAGAGACTTTGGTCAGTGCACAACTGCTCGGGATATTattgtccaaaaaaaaaaaattcacccccCCAACGCATATCAGAACTTCACCAACTCTACATGGCATTGCAGTATCCTTTACTATTTCCCTACGGAGAAACAGGGTACCACGAACAAATAGCATACCATACTAATAGTGGCAGACGGAAAACTCACCGGGGTTATGTGACAATGCGAGAATTCTATTGTTATCGAATTCAACAACGCGAAAATGAGGGGACAACTATCCTTAGAGGTGGAAGGCTATTCCAACAATATTTAGTGGACGCTTACACAGCGGTCGAAGAACAGCGACTGAAGTGGCTTAGGAATCATCAAAATGAGCTCTGCACCGACCTATACAATAACGTCTGCGACGCTGTTACCCGGGGCGACACCCGGGCGAGCGCAATTGGAAAGCGGATAATTCTCTCGGCCACGCATACAGGTAGCCCACGCTATATGGTTCAGAGCTACCAGGATGCAATGTCGTTGTGTCTAGAATTTGATAACCCTGATTTGTTCATCACCTTCACGTCCAACCCCAAATGGCCCGAAATTGAAGCGATGCTTTCTTATATTGACGGTCAACGGGCACCGGATAGACCCGAAATTGTAGCAAGAGTGTTCAAACAAAAGCTCGATGCCATGATGGCTGATATCATGAAAGCTCACATATTTGGCACATGCGAAGCAGGTATATCATTCTATCCTCCTTTTCTTAATTATTTATCCTTTAAAAGTCCCATACCCACCATAACTTAAACCATCACTTTGTAATGACTCCAACACTTGCCTGAATGGCTTGGTGGGCTGTTATGGTTTGATATTTTACTGAGCATGAAAtcctttttgttttttgtttttttgggCTGTTTTGGTACAACTTTTTAACGCATTAAGACACCTCCTTTACACATCTGTATGTGAGACATCTTTTCCATTATCAATAAGTAACTTTCTGCCACTGTGTTCAGATATGCAACTTTATATCGAATTTATAAAAACATCTCAAACAAGCGAATATTGttgttggaaaaaaaaaaaaaaaagctcagTATCCTAAAGTCACCCTTTACAGAAGATGTGCAAATAGATTTGAGGGTACAGATTCTTAGTTGAAACATGTACCTGTGTTATTTTGTTTATTAAAATGGTAGTAAATTTTTGGAAACTATAGCTTCCAGGCCAATAAAGTCACTTTAACACACTTTTATACCCATTATAATCTCCTGATTCATGTAGTTTAGTTGTGGTGCTCACCATGTACTTTGTTATTGTTTTGGCTACGTACCCACCACCATTGTCTACATCCATCTGACACATCAGTGGGCACGCATTTGAAACCCGTTACAAGAGAACGATTGCATTTCGCAGGATGTAATTAACCATCTGTCACATTATTTTGCAGGCATCTATATAATTGAATTTCAAAAGCGCGGATTACCTCATGTACATATGCTAATTTGGCTAACAGCAAACTTTAAATGTAAGACCCCGGAAGACATCGATGATATCATCTCCGCTGAAATCCTATCCAAAACAAACGATCCGGATGCCTATAAAGCTGTTACAGAATACATGTTACATGGTCCATGCGGTGGGAATATCTTGGATGCACCTTGCATTATCGATAAAAAGTGCTCTAAACATTTCCCAAAGCCCTTCAACGCACAAACAACCATAGATGAGGATGGATACGCATACTATCGACGACGAAATACTGGAATAAAAGTTAGTAAAGGAAAGGGCACACTTGACAACGGCTTTGTTGTACCTTATAATAGATATCTCCTTCTCAAATACAGTGCTCATATCAACGTAGAATGGTGTAACCGATCTCGGTCCATTAAGTACTTATTTAAATACTTAAACAAAGGTCCCGATCGAGCAACTATAGTAATTCAAGAAAACCTCGGCCCGTCCAACGGATCCGCACGAGAACTGGTTACTGAAGTTGATGAAATCAAGAATTATTTGGACTGCCGGTATCTATCCCCGTGTGAGGCAGTCTGGAGAATGTTTTCATACGACATTCACTTCTCCAAGCCATCGGTCATAAAGTTGTCGTACCATCTACCGAATCACCATACAATCACATTGCGTGATTCAGAAAACCTACCTGCACTGTTGCATAGGGAGAGTATCAAAGAAACCATGTTCACTGATTGGTTTGAGCTTAACAAACGAGACCCCTCTGCACGACACCTTACTTATGCAAAAATCCCTAAAAATTATGTTTGGAATCAGGACGCGAAAACGTGGACGCGTCGAAAACAGGGAAGCTGCATTGGACGCATCGTCTACTCACACCCAGCATCGGGCGAGCGTTATTATCTCAGGTTGTTGTTAAACAAAGTAAAGGGCCCCCAAACGTATGAAGAAATACGTACCGTCGATGGAACTTTGCATCCCACATTTAAAGATGCGTGTTTCGCGTATGGGTTGATCAATGACGATAGAGAGTGGACAACAGCTATAACTGAGGCAAGATTATGGGCATCTGGTACACAACTCCGGGATTTGTTTGTCACGATTTTACTTTTTTGCAATGTAACTAAACCCCTGACCCTGTGGGAACTAAATTGGGAGGCTTTGGCCGAAGACATCCTCTACAAAAAACACAAACTCTACAACTTCCCTGATTTGATCCTCAGTGAGTCACAACTTAAAAACTATTGTTTGTTGGAAATTCAAGACATCTTGAACAAACATGGTAAATCATTAAGTGATTTCCCGGATCTACCCCAACCTGACCCAGCCCTCCTGACACAACTAGACAACCGTCTAATTCGCGAAGAGTTAAACTACAATCTCGCTGAATTAAGGACTGAACATCAGAACCTGTACGTATGCCTGAACCCGGAACAGCTCGCGCTATATAACCAAGTCCTCTCAGCGGTAACTCAACAAACAGGTGGCCTTTTTTTCCTCTATGGTCCCGGAGGTACCGGGAAAACTTTTGTCTACAAGACCATTCTTACAAAATTAAGGTCCAAGAAACTAATAGCACTTGCCGTTGCATCTTCAGGTAATTATCTTTAAAATTCAAAAacgttatattataaattacaaatacgATTTATCACTTCTCTTCATTTCTACCAATTTATTATATAAACCTCCTTATATGACTAACATTATGATGTTACATTGCTGTCTTACTTTTAGCTCACATTTTTTGGCGTAAGTCAAAGAACTACCTACCAAAAATATCGTTTACCGTCTAAtgttaatttttattatattactCCATCAGCCCTCTCCACACCTTAGAATTCATTATACAGGGACATCTAAAAAACcctattacttatatattataaaaatatttaacACAATAAACCATTAAACATCATTAACGGTGTATACGCTACCTGCATTTTTAAACACAATCAAAAACATTAACATTCTGTTTACACAGGTATCGCTTCGCTACTTTTACCGGGAGGCCGGACCGCCCACAGTAGATTTGTGATCCCTCTTGAACTTATGGAAAATAGCACATGCGGGATCAAACAGCAAACACACCTTGCAGAACTAATTCAAGAAGTCAGGTTAATCATATGGGATGAAGCTCCCATGACTCAGAGGTTTGCATTCGAGGCTTTAGACAAAACGCTAAAAGATATTTTAGGTGCTAAAAATAAGGCGAACCGAAGCAAACTATTTGGCGGAGTCCCAGTTTTACTTGGTGGTGACTTCCGACAAATATTGCCCGTCATACCAAAAGGAAAGAGACAGGAAATTGTACAAGCATGCATTAACCGATCTGAGTTATGGCAAAGCTACCAGCTACACACGCTATCCCGCATTATGCAGGTCAACGAATATACAACAGATGGTCAAGTCGACCCTCAAAAACAGCAATTCAATAAATGGGTTCTAGATATTGGAGACGGTAAGGTACCGGCTGTTTGTAAAGATGGCGAAGAGGAACCAACATGGATCGAGATCCCCGACGAATTCATGGTTAAATCAGATAAACCTCCAATTGATGCGATTGTAGATACCATTTTCCCCGATTTTCTTGAAAACCACGAAAATGAAGACTACTTGAGTGAGAGAGCAATTTTAACACCCCGGAACGATGACgcagactgaaatgtcccgttcttattgattaaaaacgttccatattaattgatttcgttgcgaggttttgacctctatatgagacgtttttcaaagactgcattcatttttaaacaaaccataacctttatttcatcaataaaggtttaaaaagctttacgtagattatcaaataatgataatctaaaatatcctgtttacacacgaccattacataatggtttacaatacaaatatgttacaacaaaataagtttcttgaatgcagtttttacacaatatcatacaagcatggactccaaatcttgtccttatttaagtatgcgacagcggaagctcttaataatcacctgagaataaacatgcttaaaacgtcaacaaaaatgttggtgagttataggtttaacctatatatatcaaatcataataatagaccacaagatttcatatttcaatacacatcccatacatagagataaaaatcattcatatggtgaacacctggtaaccgacattaacaagatgcatatataagaatatccccatcattccgggacacccttcggatatgatataaatttcgaagtactaaagcatccggtactttggatggggtttgttaagcccaatagatctatctttaggattcgcgtcaattagggtgtctgttccctaattcttagattaccagacttaataaaaaggggcatattcgatttcgataattcaaccatagaatgtagtttcacgtacttgtgtctattttgtaaatcatttataaaacctgcatgtattctcatcccaaaaatattagattttaaaagtgggactataactcactttcacagatttttacttcgtcgggaagtaagacttggccactggttgattcacgaaccttaagttccttggataaacctactggaaaagagaaaaatggatctagcttcaatggatccttggatggctcgaagttcttgtattagaatgataacctactgtaagaaacaaagatttcttgaggttggatgatcaccttacaagattggaagtgagctagcaaacttgaaagtattcttgattttatgaaaatagaacttttggaatttatgaagaacacttagaacttgaagatagaacttgagagagatcaattagatgaagaaaattgaagaatgaaagtgtttgtaggtgtttttggtcgttggtgtatggattagatataaaggatatgtaattttgttttcatgtaaataagtcatgaatgattactcatatttttgtaattttatgagatatttcatgctagttgccaaatgatggttcccacatgtgttaggtgactcacatgggctgctaagagctgatcattggagtgtatataccaatagtacatacatctaaaagctgtgtattgtacgagtacgaatacgggtgcatacgagtagaattgttgatgaaactgaacgaggatgtaattgtaagcatttttgttaagtagaagtattttgataagtgtattgaagtctttcaaaagtgtataaatacatattaaaacactacatgtatatacattttaactgagtcgttaagtcatcgttagtcgttacatgtaagtgttgttttgaaacctttaggttaacgatcttgttaaatgttgttaacccaatgtttataatatcaaatgagattttaaattattatattatcatgatattatcatgtatgaatatctcttaatatgatatatatatacattaaatgtctttataacgataatcgttacatatatgtctcgtttaaaaatcattaagttagtagtcgttaagtcatcgttagtcgttacatgtaagtgttgttttgaaacctttaggttaacgatcttgttaaatgttgttaacccaatgtttataatatcaaatgagattttaaattattatattatcatgatattatcatgtatgaatatctcttaatatgatatatatacattaaatgtctttataacgataatcgttacatatatgtctcgtttaaaaatcattaagttagtagtcttgtttttacatatgtagttcattgttaatatactttatgatatgttttcttatcatagtatcatgttaactatatatatatatatccatatatatgtcatcatatagtttttacaagttttaacgttcgtgaatcaccgatcaacttgggtggtcaattgtctatatgaaacatatttcaattaatcaagtcttaacaagtttgattgcttaacatattggaaacatttaatcatgtaaatatcaatctcaattaatatatataaacatggaaaagttcgggtcactacagtacctacccgttaaataaatttcgtcccgaaattttaagctgttgaaggtgttgacgaatcttctggaaatagatgcgggtatttcttcttcatctgatcttcacgctcccaggtgaactcgggtcctctacgagcattccatcgaaccttaacaattggtatcttgttttgcttaagtcttttaacctcacgatccattatttcgacgggttcttcgatgaattgaagtttttcgttgatttggatttcatctaacggaatagtgagatcttctttagcaaaacatttctttaaattcgagacgtggaaagtgttatgtacagccgcgagttgttgaggtaactctagtcggtaagctactggtccgacacgatcaataatcttgaatggtccaatataccttggatttaatttccctcgtttaccaaatcgaacaacgcctttccaaggtgcaactttaagcatgaccatctctccaatttcaaattctatatcttttcttttaatgtcagcgtagctcttttgtcgactttgggcggttttcaaccgttgttgaatttggatgatcttctcggtagtttcttgtataatctccggacccgtaatctgtctatcccccaattcactccaacaaatcggagacctgcactttctaccataaagtgcttcaaacggtgccatctcaatgcttgaatggtagctgttgttgtaggaaaattctgctaacggtagatgtcgatcccaactgtttccgaaatcaataacacatgctcgtagcatgtcttcaagcgtttgtatcgtcctttcgctctgcccatcagtttgtggatgataggcagtactcatgtctagacgagttcctaatgcttgctgtaatgtctgccagaatcttgaaataaatctgccatccctatcagagataatagagattggtattccatgtctggagacgacttccttcaaatacagtcgtgctaacttctccatcttgtcatcttctcttattggcaggaagtgtgctgatttggtgagacgatcaactattacccaaatagtatcaaaaccacttgcagtccttggcaatttagtgatgaaatccatggtaatgttttcccatttccattccgggatttcgggttgttgaagtagacctgatggtttctggtgctcagctttgaccttagaac
This genomic interval carries:
- the LOC139902166 gene encoding uncharacterized protein; the encoded protein is MSAFVGTESSQPLDENITNNLILMLNEFSAVAQAFRMARDWATNNATANFELRLIAKATNTRQYNAPNVAEVAALITRDFGYHEQIAYHTNSGRRKTHRGYVTMREFYCYRIQQRENEGTTILRGGRLFQQYLVDAYTAVEEQRLKWLRNHQNELCTDLYNNVCDAVTRGDTRASAIGKRIILSATHTGSPRYMVQSYQDAMSLCLEFDNPDLFITFTSNPKWPEIEAMLSYIDGQRAPDRPEIVARVFKQKLDAMMADIMKAHIFGTCEAGIYIIEFQKRGLPHVHMLIWLTANFKCKTPEDIDDIISAEILSKTNDPDAYKAVTEYMLHGPCGGNILDAPCIIDKKCSKHFPKPFNAQTTIDEDGYAYYRRRNTGIKVSKGKGTLDNGFVVPYNRYLLLKYSAHINVEWCNRSRSIKYLFKYLNKGPDRATIVIQENLGPSNGSARELVTEVDEIKNYLDCRYLSPCEAVWRMFSYDIHFSKPSVIKLSYHLPNHHTITLRDSENLPALLHRESIKETMFTDWFELNKRDPSARHLTYAKIPKNYVWNQDAKTWTRRKQGSCIGRIVYSHPASGERYYLRLLLNKVKGPQTYEEIRTVDGTLHPTFKDACFAYGLINDDREWTTAITEARLWASGTQLRDLFVTILLFCNVTKPLTLWELNWEALAEDILYKKHKLYNFPDLILSESQLKNYCLLEIQDILNKHGKSLSDFPDLPQPDPALLTQLDNRLIREELNYNLAELRTEHQNLYVCLNPEQLALYNQVLSAVTQQTGGLFFLYGPGGTGKTFVYKTILTKLRSKKLIALAVASSGIASLLLPGGRTAHSRFVIPLELMENSTCGIKQQTHLAELIQEVRLIIWDEAPMTQRFAFEALDKTLKDILGAKNKANRSKLFGGVPVLLGGDFRQILPVIPKGKRQEIVQACINRSELWQSYQLHTLSRIMQVNEYTTDGQVDPQKQQFNKWVLDIGDGKVPAVCKDGEEEPTWIEIPDEFMVKSDKPPIDAIVDTIFPDFLENHENEDYLSERAILTPRNDDAD